TTATCAAAGCACACAAATGCCTCATACTGTTTTGTATACTTATCACACATGGATAGTTCACCCATCGCCTGCCTTGCGTACATCAATGAGACAGCTAATAGAAAACAGCATCTGAGGACAAACCGCTTGCGGATGCAATTCCTTTTGTTGCATTGGTCTAATCATACAGGTCCAACTCACAGCCTGGcatatttatcacatttatcaCAGTTTGAAAGGTTTTCAGTCGAAAAACTACCTTTTTTCACGTGATAACGGTTATCACAATGGTTACCACATTGTCTCACCAGTTTATGACACATGTACCTTTATAGGTGAATTGATGAAATAGAACCCCTCTATATAATGCTTTCCTTTAGAAGCCTACATTTCATTAGTGAATCAATGAGATAGAGCCCCTCTATATCATTTTTCGACAGTAAACTTATCTGTTACCAATACTAGTTGATGATTTCTCTTATTATTGAATTGATGAGATAATGTGACAAATAAGTCTCATGTCACGGCGAATGTGACTTGTGACCGGTTGGACCAACATGCTCAACATGAATGTGACCAAGACGCTGTAAACATATGGGAATACACGATAAAGCGGGACCAGAACAATGGACAAGGGGCATCAACGGACATTGCACCAGGCCATCGTCTGACACAGTCAACATATGGGCCTAGAATGACAACGATTTCCAAAACTAATTATTCCATAGAGATATCAATCTGCATTAGCTTCCATAGTAGGCTCTCTGTGGCCTTTTTCCGTATTTTGGCTCATAATGCACTTTTGCTGgcaatttctttttgtactgtgtCGCTTGACCGTTGCTTAAGTACGGAAAAAGGCCCAAGAGAGCCTACTATGGAGGCTAAATGTGCATTGACTTTTCAATATCAAGAGTAATTCCCCTTCCTGGTTTTCGAGCAATTGTTCAGCCTGATTTGACAATCTCGTTACGACGGCATACGTCAGGGCCAAGTTCAATATATAATCCGAACACGCACGTTATTTCTGACTGCAGCTTCATCATGATGCCCAAATCCCGTGTGTATCCTCTGACGACAGACACTGtctttgaatatacatgtacattcatccCTCTGTAGAGACCATGGCAACTGCCTATATGAAGTTTTCTTCAAAGCATCGATTCTCTGTTCTATAAACTGTTGCCAAATACGGATTGACATGCACCAAACGCTGTCGTCAGCCTTCACGACTTGATATGTAGCCAATTACAGGCAacaccattgctttttttttctatgatgttttacaaaagatgcaccacaacatattggttgatggcttggaagaaatTAAGTTCAAGGACGGGAGGGCGCCTTAAAATTGGCGGTCGCTTGAGAAGGTACGAAGAATTCATATAGTAAcccaaaatgtaacaattcagttcccataGTGATTGTTCGGCAGATGAAGCCAACTACCCAGTCCCCCTGAcagatcacgtcagatcgctaccgTCACTGATATATTGGAGGCTATGCAAGGTTTTTTATCTGTCGTCAAAATAGGTAACAAAGTTACCACCACGGTAAAGACGGTTGCGACTTTTATATCAGCCACATAAAAGAAATAAGACGTTTTGCactttttctggctttctaaaggaacaagaaaggattgttgactgtcatttgtagtCAACATATTGCTTGACGAAATATGGTACAAAAATGACTATAGCAAACGTTATCATTGTTCGGTGGGACGCTATCGGCTTACCTGTTTGACCTGTCTGTAAAAAGATAACTTTTTAGATATCCCAAGTTACGTcctcttatacctaaatgatgttgCCAAAACTGTATATAACTTCGAAGATTGGTAAAGTGCACTAGTACTGTCGTAACAAACGTACGTTACCGGTAACATTGTAACTTTACCTGCTGTAATACATAACCAATGGGTCGAAAAAAAGTCGTTATTTTTGGGGTCTATTTTTGGCTATCGTTAGAGAGGAATGTTCGTAATCAATAAAGTAGGTTTGACGGGAAAATGAGGTGATTGATTTTTTCAAACGTAAAATCGCTATTTggcacatttcaatgagaacgagcgaAAAAGCATTTTCTGTTGGCATTCCTACCCTTCAAACTTAGCACAGGCCCCAAGCCATTTGACTGCGTGAACGTGTGGCCATCTTACTCCTCATATACCATTGCTTCCTTCGTAAGGTGATGCACTTCCGAATCTTTTATAAGTGTACATGATATCAATTCCCGAAAGTTTTGTCTGATGCCATACTTTGTCCGGTGACGCGCGCCAGTTTGCGAAGTCCATGTAGCTGTGCACGGGAAGCACACGATAGGCCCACTGGTCTACAACTGTTCCTCTCTCAACAGGTGTAGAAATAAAGACTGTATAGTTTTACTTTGTCCATTGTCTGACTCAGCAACTCCAGTGTGGCAATTCTCTGTGCCAGACTAACCTGTCCCACTGCTGCAACAACATGTGCTCACCTGGAAACGGTGATAACGGTAATGGCGTTTACTAAGCAAAAGATGATTCCATCTATGAATGGAAAATTGCCTGAAATGTGTTTATTTAACGACATTTACAGCTCTGTCGTCCTTCAGTATAACCATGAAGGAGCGGAAATGAAGATTTATGTCAATCAGACGGGATAATGAAGGCTGCTGTCTGTCTCCTCCCCCTCCCCGCCCTCTCCGTGTCTGCGGAAAGGCGCACCGCCCGGGAAGCGTAATGATCGCTTTGGGAAATTACAGCCTGTGATTTAATTTGGCGGGTGAGAAATTAAAACAGGCGGGACAGTAGTACGGGTCTTCTGTGAGATTGATGAAGACCTTAATGGCAGCAGCCTTTGTCCTTCACAAACAAATCAGCAGACCTTCTCAGAAGCTCTGTGGATTTTTCCAGGATTAACCTTACGACGTAAATGCACATATCCCCCTTAATCGAGGGACATTTCCGTTATTGGTGGGTGcattaattttcttttcttgcgcAAGCACATAGGTCATGAGCTCAGGTCACGTGGTCACGCGCACGATATAAATGGAAAAGTTGTCCGAGTATCGATCAGTCGGCGCCGTGACACCTCAGCCTGACATCCAGCCGGACCCAGCGGACCCAGACCCGACTCCAGCGTACCAGGCAAGCCGAGAGGACAGCAGGTACGTTCTGTTGCTTTATCTGAACGTTACCGGGGTATTGTTTTAATTTAGTCTTTTGAGAAATGCTGTGAAAACGGAGAGTTTGTCAACAAGCGCTGAGTTTTCTACTACGCTGCCTCTTCCCAACAAATGTTTTAGGACGGTTCTTTTCGAATGGATATCATATCGACGGATTTATAAAAGCAAGGCGTAAGTCTACCATGTAGAAAAATTCAAAGCAATACCGACTACTGCTAGAGATATCATAAATAAGATGCGTTCCAATTTGACAGTCCGTATAAGATATCCATATGACATGTCACGTCGAGGATGGCCACCTGAAACTTTCTAGAGGCGACAATTCGATATAAGAAGTGTTACGTATGAAATGTGCTTAAACGTGTTTCCCGCAAAAATTCTAACATTATTTTCTATATTCCATGATTACGCAGTGTTCATATCAAAATCGAAGTGAGATTCAGGCATTTTTGATAACTAAATCGCGCTACCAGTCTTTTCGTCCTGCTTTTCATGACAGTGACGCAAACTTACATCCGAGCATTACATTGTTCCAATTAAAAACCCCGGGCGTGTAGACCGTGCGCCGTTTCTTTTGATGCCTTACGTTCAGACAACATAAGACGTGCCCACAAAACCCTGACTTCACTACAGCTGCTAGATCTAATCGACATCACTACAGAGGTTGACTGACGTTAAGTGTTATGCCGTCATTGTGTATGGGCTCTACGCCTGTAAAATTCCGAACCCCGAACTAATTGTAAGTCAGTAGAGCAGTTGAACACCGTGTAATATCGTGGTCAAACGATAAAACAGATGATTTTATGCTGAGAGGACGAACCAGTCAACACCACGCAGGTAAAACAATTCAGCGTCTCTACAATGAATAGATTGGATATACACTAAGATTCTCTTGTTTGAATCCGAACGTGGTGGTAGTTTACAATATAGACAGGACTACCCTTAATTATGCTTTAAGTCATAGATTCTTTCCACCTGTAGATTGTATAGCTTttcttctggtgcattttagagttTATGGCTTTGGCCATGGACCCTTGACCATTGAATGTATCTCTGAATTATCGAAGGACATTTTAAGTTTGATTGACGGTTTCCTGGCACATATTACACGTCAGACAACCGTGTAATGTCTCCCATTGCGGACTCCGAACCTCAGTCCATCAACCTATTTCAGGACCATCAGGTGCATGAACGACACCAGGTGGTCTGGTCTTGATTGACCAATTGCTATCGCCAATCGTTCACGGCCCAAACAGCACCATTCCAGCGGCAGCAGTCATGACGTTCCTTAAATCCCTTCTATTATTTCCTCTGCAGTTTTAAGATCTAATTTGAAAGGAAAGCTAACTGCTGATTGTGGATCAGGTAACGCCGGAACagtgaaaaagtttttttaccGAGATACTGCCGAGGACGCTTGCTAACTTTGAGATGAGTGGTTGGGTAGTATTGATTTTGCGAGAGGATGTAGATTGCATTGCAACCTGCAATTCTATTTCAAATCTCATCAGATATAAACTAATTTGACAGTGCTCCGGTCTACTCAGACCCCTGTGTTTTTTTGAGGTTTCAAAGACTGTTCAAAGTATGCTTGATCCTGAAAGAAGTAATGGTTATTACTGCTCGAATTTCTTCTTTCACCAACAGTCATATAGATATGTGAAGATACCTCATCATAGAGGTGTGAAGATTTAGAAAGAAACGAGAGAGCATTTATTGATCGATGCGAATCAAATCGATACCTCTATTATGCCCCTGGCCAACCATTAACCACTGTCATAGTTTTCAACAACATCAATGGTTAACGCAGGGATGTTCACGGTGcgttatttacaaaatttgataAAAGCTTTTTAGTTTGCGAATATGAGGCAAGGTAAAATAAAATCCATGTGCACAGCCTCCAAACTTACTAGATAAAAGACATAGATTGGATCATGTGGCCATTCCGGAAAGGGAAGACTTTGCGATTAACATTAAAGCATGGCTCGTGCCATGGAATTAGACACTAAAGTAATTCGTAATACGTAGTGGACGATAAGGCAGAGTGAGAGATAAAGTGCTGTCTTCGTGCACACGGTCTGAGTTGCATTAAGTCATAGGTGTTAGCATATACAGGGGCGGTGTTGTTCATGAAAAAGAGATATTTAAATGTTGCTTTGCCATTGCAAAGCAAGACGTAGTTTACacagaaatgtaaattttcttGCCTTTCCAAGTTATTAGAATGGCTAACTTGGTGTTTTCCACGACCAATTCTCATCCCTATCCAAACCGGCTGCAAAAGTCCTCCACCTACATTTGTAAAGGAACGCCGTCCCGCTTCGACCATATCATCTTTTGGCTCAGGTACCACTGAGGCTTATTGAAGAGTATTGCTTTGGGCAAGGTGCAATTAACCACAACTGAAATGGAGCCAAAATAATTAGTGGACCATGGTGGTGGAGCTCCGTCTTCAATAGCTCATTACCAAGCACTTTCCTCGCCGGTACCTCCGTTCTTGCGGGAGACGAGAACGGTCAAGGCAAGTGACGCCGTGATAAACATGTCCGCGGCAAGAGAATAAAGTAGTTCAGGATGACTATGTTAGCTTTCAGCAACAACTTCATCCATCCTGTCCTGATGAGTGCTAACACGCAAGAAAACTACATTTCTATCTCACACCTTCGTTTCATGATGGTAACGTTTTAACGTGACGTAATATAAGTGCTtttgttgattatgcaaatcgggTTCATTGGTATAgatgataacaaaataacatcGTCTCCACCCGGTTAGCAAGAGTCGTaccaagtttgaaagtcctatctgGGCAAATAAAACTCATGTAGccctaatttgcacaattctGTCTAATGTTGGTCAAATTCATTTTGAATGTGAAATCTCCTGCATTTACCGTCTATGAAATTACACTATTACCCCACTCATCATTTTACATAATCTATACCTATTGATGTTCCTCCCTTTCTCAGTTGCATATATCCCCGCTTGACTTTTGTTCTATCAGAGAAGACAATGGATTTATAATTTCctgattgattatgcaaatttgatctAGATTAGTTCAAATGTCATCTAATTATGCCAATCATcattacatacaaaaaaatttTAAAGAGGTAAAATGTTGTTCTCTGTCGAACTAGACATCTAGAGAACTATGCCTGCACTAGAATGCCACGGGTCGTCTTTTAAAGTTGAGAATATAGATAGCCATCCATTGACACGGACGCTGACGCTTCGCGTAAGGAATATTGTCGCGCAAGGACATGTAAAATAGGACACATCTTATTTGATTAAACATTTCCGTCTACATTTCGTTGAAACAGGTGTGTGTTTTCTCAGACGACAGGTTAGTACTGGGTTCTATGAAttccttgaaaattttcatCCTGGAGTTTTCCTAGATTGAAATTGACCCAGTACAATTTATTCCAGTGCGAATTAACTCACGACCATCATGATTATTACCTTTTTGTGACGCAGTTATGGGAATCAATTCCCCACATAAATCGGTGCCCATTTTACTACTGAAGATTGCAAACAACGTACAACCCCATACACGACTGGCCATGCAATTTTGATGAAGTCGCACTTTATGTGCCTGTAAAAAGTCATAAACTTACTCCCGATAGAATTTCCAATATCTCCAGGTCAGAATGTGTGGTTAGGGACATGTGATGAAGTTGTTCATGGTATTAAGTCCTTTTAAAGTTATAATGTGCCAAGTTTAGGATATAAAGGCGACGTATCCATTTATTTGATACTTAAGGCGACATCTAAAACATGACAAGGCAGTTGGGAGGTGCTCCGTCACCTGCCTGCAGTCCTGCACCCTGTCCTGATGAGAATATAACTTGTCAACTTATAGTAGACTTGTGAAAGGGCCAAGATCTTAACAGTGTTCAATATACCATATTACCTCAACCTCCTCAAACTCGAAGGACAATGCAAAGAATTGGAATAGCTTTGTTGTAATGTTAGCTTGAGTTTGATGAGGATGCAGATAAGttttaagataagataagagcTTTATTTGGTTTTAAGCAGTTTCAAGGCAAATGAATTGCAAACCAAATTACAACGGTCGATAGAATCAGCGCTACAATGCAACATGATGACATCTAAATCATTTACACAAGTTGATTTCGAGAATAAACAGACTAACAAGTATACAAACAGACAGATTAACGTAGTTCTCTACATTAAAAGAATAAAGCTTTGtttaaaattatgaaaagtgaTTGTCTCTGAAAGAGTTCATACAAAGTCTTGATTATTTTACAGATACATTTTCACCGATTACATGTACAGACCGCGCTGAAGAGAGAGTTTAGCTAAACGAAAACATAAACTTGACAGGATGGTTTCCCAGCAGGCTTGTTCCCACCAGGGATTCTATGGCCTCCTCCTGCTTCCGAATAGCTCCACCATCCCTAATTGTTCTCCTTTAACGCATGTCAGTACCGACTAAAATGGCGCCAGGTAAATTTGACGGGTGACGGTATGTGACCCTCCTTTTCACGCTGGTTAGTTCAAGCTAGCGTCACTTGTCTCCAGATGGACACCAGGCCAGTTGAGGTGATACGAGAAACAATGACATCATGGTTTCCTGGCTGGatggttgattgattgaagagTTCAGGTCAATTATACAGCTCAGGGATACCTTACAAGGCAGAAACTTATAAATATTTACGACTTCGTTCCAAGTGTCCTGACGTCCAACTATAACACACTATAACTCCAACGTCCTGGCTATAACACAACTCTAAGAGAAAAAGTTTTCTCTTCTTTATATAGTTCTTTCTTTCCCATTTTGCATTCATCCATATATGTTGTTCGTTATTCGCTTTTGGTAGAAGCATTGTCATGTAAAGTACCAGTTCCAGAGTAAGCATAATGTTGGGTAATTCTGGCTGATTGTATGCGCCTCCAACCCTTCATTACCTGGCGTAGATAAGGAGGTAATTGCACCTCCTATCCGTGCAACCTAGCTGCAGCCAGATCATGATGGCTGCTTTAGCATTACGGAAACTTCTTGATTAGACGTCACCAAGCGCGCATTCTAATGCTAAGCTAGGTATACTGTAATGCTGTCAAAGGGTTTTCACTCGACTTTTTATGGTTGATCTGACATCTTAAGCTGAAGCTGCTTAGCATCAAGGCGCAACAGAGATTTGTACCATTAGGTTGTTATTTAACATTCAGTCCGTCGCACGGAAAGGTGGACGCCAGGCGTGAAGATCGATAATTATTTAACCTTAAGGTGCACGGAGTTCACCACCAtgaatatatctatatatatgcaACATTTGACTTCAACAAGAGCTTTTATATCCTTCTACCAGAAATATGCCTATTCTGCGATTCTGATTCTATGAGAACAAAAAATACCAGCTGCCCTTTATCGGTCCTCTGTTCAATAAGTTGTCTTTGCTCCAATAGAATTAAAATCCATGTGCGTTGTTGACTAGGTAAGCTGAACAAATGTCCCTAATATGTTGGTTCCAACATGATGCATTGATAGGCATTCTGTATTCTACTAGGACCGTGTTACCTTACACATGTGATGATTAAATTTGATGACTGAGCGTAAGTGTAATTCATCCATTTGCACAAGTGATCCTAACGAGTGGTCATTGAATGATGCGTACTTAGTCTAATACCGAAAAGGGCCCTGAACACAGACGCGCCTTATTACCTACTTATCTGGGACCGGTATCGTTAACGGCCGTCGACGCCCAGAAAAATCCCCAAGATTCCTTCATCATTTTATGGCTCGGCTGTAACAGATGCTATGGCGCATTGCCAAACATTCAACACATGAGCCAAGAAGGTCGCTAAACCTGATTTTCTAGCGTCAATTACCTGTCAGGGTATCTAGACAAGCTGGTGCTACGCCTACGATGCTCTTATGTCCTCTTACTTAGCGTCATGTCGTCATCTGAAGTCAGCTAAGATGATTGTTCTTCTAATGCCAGTTGTGTCCAGTGACTCAAGTTCAAACTGAAGGAGGAATATGATATTTATTGAAAACGCTCTTCAAGAAATTTCGAAAGAGCAGAGGAAGAATTTGTGAATTCAATTTGTGTTTTCGATATCAAATTTATCCTTATGAAAGTGCAATGTTTGAGCATGATCTCTCCGATTCATTGATGTTACAGCTTCGGATAAAAAAATGCACACCTGGTATATGTTGAAGTTTGTCTCCATTCTGTTAATGAAACAAGTATAGTATCTGGACATGGACATGCATGTTGATTGTAATAATTGAGGGAAAACGATGTTCTAAATAAAACCACGTATCAATTGATACCATGTATTGTTTCCTTTCAGGTGCAACATGATGACTACAGAGGTGGGAAGGTTTCTTCTCTGCGCATGCGTGACCTTTTCAGTTCTCCTGACCACCTGCACAGCAGCCCCCACAGCGTGAGTACGGGAAACAAGACCCTTACTGTTCCTGACGCACAATAAGGCATTAAATGCAGCACATTCTTGCAACTTTTTGGTTGTCCGTTTGGTATATTCTTGAATTTCACTCAGTAACTTACATCTGCAATATATTATTTTGAGAGAACCCATAGAAATCTATTTTGAGCTTTAGACTTTATTTTACTTCACCGCTTAGCACTAGATAATTGGCAATAATAGGTGATGGCAACAATATTTCAGAATTGCCTGCAAATTATGACATCATATTCTATCACATCTGTATTTCAACATCACTGAATATATGCTTATCATGATGTGACACAGCCCCCTCTTACTAACATAAGCCTTTGTTCCACAGAAGGGGCGAGCTGCCCGAGGCCAGCCTCCGTCTGTCTGAAGAAGACGTGGGGCGCGTGGTGAGCGCCATGGCCCGGGAGGTGCTGCAGATCGTGAACGAGAACGTCGACAAACTTGCGCAGCCTAACGAGTTTGGCTACGGGTGAGTAATAAAGGCAGCTCCTCTGTTCTATCTTATATTCTCTGTGCGCAGATTATGTGAAGCGTTTTGTCGTGTATGCCAACATGACAAGGCAAGCTTAAAAGGCGTTTGTTCAAGATGCTCAGTCTCACCACCAAGACATTTCTGCGAGGTTCTTGACATGGAGCTTTCACACTTACGGAATGatccatgtccttggtgctgaatgacctccAAAAGAACATACATTCACACGAACACCACAACTATTGGCACAGTATGATCTACTCCCAACATTGATCTTGTCATTCGTACTGAATCATTCTCCAAACTGATAGAAATGTCCATAAAAGATCAGGCACATAAGAGCTAGAAAGAGTTTACCGAAATGACAATGAAGTAGCTGACGTcacttttttctcttttatcatTCGCAGTTTGGACGGCCTACCCCAGGGGCCTGTCTACAAACGCGGGAAGATAGCCTGTAAGACCGCATGGTGTATGAACAATCGCCTGTCGCACAACCTGAGCAGTCTGGACAACCCTACCGACACCGGTGTCGGTGCACCAGGGCGCAAGCGCAGAGATACGTCATAGGTCAAAGGGGAGAAAACCCTCGCTCACAGGCTAGCTcgtgtgaaaataaaaaaaattcaaagctttcatcttcttcttgaGGTTTCCTCAACGGCTAAATTGGCAAAGTGACCCTTTGTAAAGAAGGCATATTTATCTATGGGAACATGACTCAAGTGAAAACGTCCAACTGCGGCATATCGGAAAAAGATCGCTTGTAATCGGTCACAAATTCCTACAAATCATATCTTGTCCTTCAAACGTGTTGGTACTCTTCGTGTAGTATGAGCAAATCTAAAAGTTGATGATATAGTTATGTTATACATTCTATGGCCTGATCTTCGCAGATAGATTCGATTCATGTTGGCCTACATGTATGCCCAAATCAATCAATGACAGTATTCTTGCTATAAGCGTTTGCCTAACATTTGAATAAGAAAACTATCGTCCACTCAGAATTGTCGTAACTAAAGAAAGAAATCCTGACTGAGGTTGTAAATATGGTCACAGATGCATGTACCATCTATGTTAAGGATCTTAttggaaaaaaaagcaatggtaGTAGCTTTGAATAAAAATTATGCTTATGAAATGAAAAGATGTGTACATGGCTGACTTTGTACGCCTACATACCATTCGACAGCTTCATCGTTCTTTTTCCGACTACTGTAGTGGTACCTAACGTCTTGGGCGTACAACAGGTACCGCCTACAGGGGTTCAGTTTCTTCATGATTGAGTAAAATACGGGTACAAACACGTTGAGGAAACTGGGTCATGTTCTGTTACCATGCATGTCATTAAAAGAGACACCTAATTAGTAGAACCTAATCCCCCCAGCCACCGTTCAGGACATGCTGTCATGGGGTCGCCCCTCTACCTAGCAATTACACGAGACGAGAAACCACGTTATACACCTATCGTTATGGAGTCGTAATAGGTGGATATAAAGTCGACATTTCACACTGTGGAATAGAACTGATTTTTTTCCTAACAAAATATGTTAATACTTGTAAAATTCTTTATTTCCGGGGCTTGCTTGGGCAATATGCTCTAATACATAGGTGCACCAGTTCCAAGGGTGGTATAGATTACTGTACGTACATGTGAACGTGAATATCACGATGTATGATATCCAGCACATATAACATaatagaatactagtatataacgtTGCAGTCCAAATTTAGATACGTTATTTTCCTCTGCACAAAGATTATTAATGCTTTCTTCATGTATCTATCTCTACTCAAATGATCGTTCAAGAAAGCATTCATTCCC
The sequence above is drawn from the Branchiostoma floridae strain S238N-H82 chromosome 4, Bfl_VNyyK, whole genome shotgun sequence genome and encodes:
- the LOC118414606 gene encoding uncharacterized protein LOC118414606; protein product: MEKLSEYRSVGAVTPQPDIQPDPADPDPTPAYQASREDSRCNMMTTEVGRFLLCACVTFSVLLTTCTAAPTARGELPEASLRLSEEDVGRVVSAMAREVLQIVNENVDKLAQPNEFGYGLDGLPQGPVYKRGKIACKTAWCMNNRLSHNLSSLDNPTDTGVGAPGRKRRDTS